A region of Paenibacillus sp. 37 DNA encodes the following proteins:
- a CDS encoding NAD(P)/FAD-dependent oxidoreductase translates to MSKQILILGGGYGGLLTALTARQYLSPEEATITVVNRYPTHQIITELHRLAAGSIAEQAVALPLEKLLRGKNVNLKIDTVDTIKPDEKKVLMTSGSTYSYDALVVALGSETAFFGIPGLQEYSFTLKSVSDANRIRAHVEARLDAYKQSGNKADATFVIGGGGLTGIELVGEFADLLPAVCQEKGIDFKEVSLYTVEAGPSILAGFPPELVDRAKASLEKRGVNFIVGVAITEMKENEVLLKDGSSIPTNTLVWTGGVQGNAVVANSGIEVDRGRAKVTEVLQSTSHKDVFVAGDSAVVFPSEGARPYPPTAQLAWQMGETIGHNLGVMFKGGAMESFTPVFSGTLGSLGRKDAVGMIGGNQTRLKGLPATMMKEASNIRYLAHIHGLFALAY, encoded by the coding sequence ATGTCGAAGCAAATTTTGATCTTGGGTGGAGGATACGGCGGTCTGTTGACTGCATTGACTGCACGTCAATACTTGTCTCCGGAAGAAGCGACAATTACTGTCGTTAACCGTTACCCTACACACCAAATTATCACGGAACTGCACCGTCTTGCAGCGGGAAGCATTGCTGAACAAGCTGTTGCTCTTCCACTTGAAAAATTGCTGCGTGGCAAAAACGTGAACTTGAAAATCGATACGGTGGATACAATCAAGCCGGACGAGAAGAAAGTTCTGATGACCAGCGGCTCCACATACTCTTACGATGCACTTGTTGTTGCCTTGGGCAGCGAAACGGCATTCTTCGGAATTCCGGGATTGCAAGAGTACAGCTTCACGCTCAAATCGGTTAGCGATGCAAACCGTATTCGTGCACACGTTGAAGCACGTCTTGATGCTTACAAACAGTCCGGCAACAAAGCAGACGCTACGTTTGTTATTGGTGGCGGCGGCTTGACAGGTATTGAGCTTGTTGGCGAATTCGCTGACCTGCTTCCTGCAGTATGTCAAGAAAAAGGCATCGACTTCAAAGAAGTATCCCTGTATACCGTTGAAGCAGGTCCTTCCATCCTGGCAGGATTCCCGCCAGAGCTGGTTGACCGTGCGAAAGCAAGTCTTGAGAAACGTGGCGTTAACTTCATCGTTGGCGTAGCGATTACCGAGATGAAAGAAAACGAAGTTCTGCTGAAAGACGGCAGCTCCATCCCTACGAACACACTCGTATGGACAGGTGGCGTACAAGGCAACGCTGTTGTTGCTAACAGCGGAATTGAAGTGGATCGTGGCCGTGCGAAAGTTACGGAAGTTCTGCAATCTACTTCTCACAAAGACGTGTTTGTTGCTGGTGACAGCGCAGTGGTCTTCCCTAGCGAAGGCGCTCGCCCATACCCTCCAACAGCACAATTGGCTTGGCAAATGGGTGAGACTATTGGTCACAACTTGGGTGTTATGTTCAAAGGTGGCGCAATGGAATCCTTCACACCAGTATTCTCCGGTACGCTGGGAAGTCTGGGTCGTAAAGATGCTGTCGGCATGATCGGTGGCAACCAGACTCGTCTGAAAGGTCTGCCTGCAACCATGATGAAAGAAGCAAGTAACATCCGTTACCTGGCTCATATTCACGGTTTGTTCGCACTGGCTTACTAA
- a CDS encoding response regulator transcription factor: MNEAVLVIEDEPKIARLLELELQYEGYQVGKAGSGTEGLEKYAEGQWDLILLDVMLPGLSGIEVLRRIRAKDATVPIIMLTAKDSVEDKVSGLDLGANDYITKPFQIEELLARVRAALRLSAVASVVSSASSSTTADTGNDSSGHQDEAEAGWLTAAGLKLNEGTREVSRDGVAIELTPREFDLLVYLLQNQRQVLSRDQIVQAVWGYDYYGDTNVVDVYIRYVRKKVDNGFTPPLIHTVRGVGYVLKEQS, translated from the coding sequence ATGAACGAAGCCGTGCTGGTCATAGAGGATGAGCCCAAAATAGCACGTCTGCTGGAACTGGAATTACAGTATGAGGGATATCAGGTAGGCAAGGCGGGTAGTGGAACAGAAGGACTGGAGAAGTATGCAGAAGGACAGTGGGATCTGATTCTGCTTGATGTGATGTTGCCTGGTCTGAGTGGAATTGAAGTGTTGCGGCGAATTCGGGCCAAAGATGCTACGGTTCCGATCATCATGCTCACCGCCAAAGATTCCGTGGAAGACAAAGTATCCGGTCTGGATCTCGGAGCCAATGACTACATCACCAAGCCGTTCCAGATTGAAGAGCTGCTTGCCCGAGTTCGGGCGGCTTTACGGCTTAGTGCAGTGGCGTCTGTTGTTTCTTCTGCTTCTTCGTCTACAACTGCTGATACGGGGAATGACTCTTCTGGGCATCAGGATGAAGCTGAGGCGGGCTGGTTGACGGCAGCCGGGTTGAAACTAAATGAAGGAACGCGAGAGGTATCTCGAGATGGTGTAGCCATTGAGCTTACTCCACGTGAGTTCGACTTGCTCGTGTATCTGCTGCAGAATCAACGTCAGGTGCTCAGTCGTGACCAGATTGTGCAGGCCGTGTGGGGATACGATTATTATGGAGATACCAATGTGGTGGATGTGTACATCCGTTATGTGCGCAAAAAGGTGGATAACGGATTCACACCGCCCTTAATACATACCGTACGGGGCGTAGGTTATGTCCTGAAGGAACAGTCATGA
- a CDS encoding DUF1641 domain-containing protein has protein sequence MSQSPTQQEVPVTEGANVSERQSLDVLDQLMKPEVQESLTVLVENLPKLAEMVTAMTKAYDFAQSVATDKVLISDTMSAMGEFAKPVVDKAKGVASAAIEANDRAQTEQTSVGLFAMLKMLKDPNVQQSLRFAQSFLSILNERQQPKR, from the coding sequence ATGTCACAATCGCCTACTCAACAAGAGGTGCCAGTTACAGAAGGTGCCAACGTTTCCGAGCGCCAGTCCTTGGACGTTCTGGATCAACTGATGAAGCCTGAGGTACAGGAGTCTTTAACCGTTCTGGTGGAGAACCTGCCTAAATTGGCTGAAATGGTTACTGCTATGACGAAAGCTTATGACTTTGCACAAAGTGTAGCAACAGACAAAGTTCTGATCAGCGACACAATGAGCGCGATGGGCGAGTTCGCTAAGCCTGTTGTAGACAAAGCTAAAGGGGTAGCTTCTGCTGCCATCGAAGCCAATGACCGTGCGCAAACAGAGCAAACTTCAGTTGGCTTGTTCGCTATGCTGAAAATGCTTAAAGATCCAAACGTACAACAATCGCTTCGTTTTGCTCAATCTTTCCTGAGCATCCTGAACGAGCGTCAACAACCGAAACGTTAA
- a CDS encoding SDR family oxidoreductase, with product MNVLVIGANGQIGKLVVEQLAQEGKHKVTAMIRKPEQADALKELGADVIIGDLEGSVEDLAEAMKDHNAIVFTAGSGGSTGQDKTLLIDLDGAVKTMEAAEQQGISRYILVSAYGADQREKWSESIKPYYVAKHYADRALFASDLNYTIIRPGGLKNEPGTGKIAVGTDLEPGSIPREDVARVIVASLQEEKTYRMAFDLIAGEHPVEDALGKL from the coding sequence ATGAACGTTTTAGTTATAGGAGCAAATGGACAAATCGGCAAGTTGGTGGTGGAGCAGCTGGCACAGGAAGGCAAACATAAAGTAACGGCCATGATCCGTAAACCGGAGCAGGCGGATGCACTGAAGGAACTCGGTGCAGATGTGATAATCGGTGACCTGGAGGGTAGTGTGGAGGACTTGGCTGAAGCCATGAAGGATCATAATGCCATTGTGTTTACTGCAGGTTCTGGCGGATCTACCGGTCAGGACAAAACACTGCTGATTGATCTCGACGGTGCGGTGAAAACGATGGAAGCCGCAGAGCAGCAAGGAATCTCCAGATATATTCTGGTCAGTGCGTATGGCGCAGATCAACGGGAGAAATGGTCAGAGTCCATCAAGCCATATTACGTGGCTAAGCATTACGCGGATCGTGCATTGTTTGCAAGTGATCTCAATTACACGATTATTCGCCCAGGTGGTCTGAAGAATGAACCGGGTACGGGCAAGATTGCAGTAGGAACCGATCTGGAGCCGGGAAGTATCCCGCGTGAAGATGTGGCCCGTGTAATTGTGGCTTCTTTGCAGGAAGAGAAGACGTACCGAATGGCCTTTGATCTGATTGCTGGGGAGCATCCGGTTGAAGATGCCTTGGGCAAATTGTAG